A part of Escherichia marmotae genomic DNA contains:
- the upp gene encoding uracil phosphoribosyltransferase: MKIVEVKHPLVKHKLGLMREQDISTKRFRELASEVGSLLTYEATADLETEKVTIEGWNGPVEIDQIKGKKITVVPILRAGLGMMDGVLENVPSARISVVGMYRNEETLEPVPYFQKLVSNIDERMALIVDPMLATGGSVIATIDLLKKAGCSSIKVLVLVAAPEGIAALEKAHPDVELYTASIDQGLNEHGYIIPGLGDAGDKIFGTK, translated from the coding sequence ATGAAGATCGTGGAAGTCAAACACCCACTCGTCAAACACAAGCTGGGACTGATGCGTGAGCAAGATATCAGCACCAAGCGCTTTCGCGAACTCGCTTCCGAAGTGGGTAGCCTGCTGACTTACGAAGCGACCGCTGACCTCGAAACTGAAAAAGTAACCATCGAAGGCTGGAACGGCCCGGTGGAAATCGACCAGATTAAAGGTAAAAAAATTACCGTAGTGCCGATTCTGCGTGCCGGTCTGGGGATGATGGACGGCGTTCTGGAAAACGTTCCGAGTGCGCGTATCAGCGTAGTCGGTATGTACCGTAATGAAGAAACACTGGAGCCGGTGCCGTACTTCCAGAAACTGGTGTCTAACATCGATGAGCGTATGGCGCTGATCGTTGACCCAATGCTGGCAACCGGTGGTTCAGTTATCGCCACCATTGACCTACTGAAAAAAGCAGGTTGCAGCAGCATTAAAGTGTTGGTGCTGGTGGCAGCTCCAGAAGGCATCGCTGCGCTGGAAAAAGCGCACCCGGACGTTGAGCTTTATACCGCATCGATTGACCAGGGGCTGAATGAGCACGGATACATTATTCCGGGTCTCGGTGATGCCGGTGACAAAATCTTTGGTACAAAATAA
- a CDS encoding DnaA inactivator Hda, with protein sequence MNTPAQLSLPLYLPDDETFASFWPGDNSSLLAALQNVLRQEHSGYIYLWAREGAGRSHLLHAACAELSQRGDAVGYVPLDKRTWFVPEVLDGMEHLSLVCIDNIECIAGDELWEMAIFDLYNRILESGKTRLLITGDRPPRQLNLGLPDLASRLDWGQIYKLQPLSDEDKLQALQLRARLRGFELPEDVGRFLLKRLDREMRTLFMTLDQLDRASITAQRKLTIPFVKEILKL encoded by the coding sequence CTGAACACACCGGCACAGCTCTCTTTGCCACTTTATCTTCCTGACGACGAAACCTTTGCAAGTTTCTGGCCGGGGGATAACTCCTCTCTACTGGCCGCGCTGCAAAATGTGCTGCGTCAGGAACATAGCGGTTACATTTATCTCTGGGCACGCGAAGGCGCGGGGCGCAGCCATCTGCTGCACGCGGCTTGCGCGGAATTGTCGCAGCGTGGCGATGCGGTGGGTTATGTCCCGCTGGATAAACGCACCTGGTTTGTCCCGGAAGTGCTCGACGGTATGGAGCATTTGTCGTTGGTCTGCATCGACAATATTGAGTGTATTGCTGGCGATGAGTTGTGGGAGATGGCGATTTTCGATCTCTACAATCGGATTCTGGAGTCGGGCAAAACGCGGTTGTTGATCACCGGCGATCGCCCTCCGCGCCAGTTGAATCTGGGATTACCTGATCTCGCGTCTCGTCTCGACTGGGGGCAGATCTACAAATTGCAGCCGCTTTCTGATGAAGATAAGTTGCAGGCGCTACAGTTACGTGCTCGTTTGCGTGGTTTTGAACTGCCGGAAGATGTGGGACGTTTCTTGCTGAAGCGACTCGACAGAGAGATGCGCACGCTATTTATGACGTTGGATCAGTTGGATCGCGCGTCTATTACCGCGCAACGTAAGTTGACCATTCCGTTTGTGAAAGAGATTTTGAAGCTGTAA
- the purN gene encoding phosphoribosylglycinamide formyltransferase, whose product MNIVVLISGNGSNLQAIIDACKTNKIKGTLRAVFSNKADAFGLERARKAGIATHTLIASAFDSREAYDRELIHEIDMYSPDVVVLAGFMRILSPTFVSHYTGRLLNIHPSLLPKYPGLHTHRQALENGDEEHGTSVHFVTDELDGGPVVLQAKVPVFAGDTEDEIIARVQTQEHAIYPLVISWFADGRLKMHENAAWLDGQRLPPQGYAADE is encoded by the coding sequence ATGAATATTGTGGTGCTTATTTCCGGCAACGGAAGTAATTTGCAGGCAATTATTGACGCCTGCAAAACCAACAAAATTAAAGGCACCCTACGGGCAGTTTTCAGCAATAAGGCCGACGCGTTCGGCCTTGAACGCGCCCGCAAAGCCGGTATTGCAACACATACGCTCATCGCCAGCGCGTTTGACAGTCGTGAAGCCTATGACCGGGAGTTGATTCACGAAATCGACATGTACTCACCCGACGTGGTCGTGCTGGCCGGTTTTATGCGCATTCTCAGCCCGACGTTTGTTTCTCACTACACCGGGCGTTTGTTGAACATTCACCCTTCCCTGCTACCAAAATATCCCGGTTTGCATACCCATCGCCAGGCGCTGGAAAATGGTGATGAGGAACACGGCACATCGGTGCATTTCGTCACCGATGAACTGGACGGCGGACCGGTTGTTTTACAGGCAAAAGTCCCGGTATTTGCAGGTGATACGGAAGATGAAATCATCGCCCGCGTGCAAACCCAGGAACACGCTATTTACCCACTGGTAATTAGCTGGTTTGCCGATGGGCGTCTGAAGATGCACGAAAACGCCGCGTGGCTGGATGGTCAACGCCTGCCGCCGCAGGGTTACGCCGCCGACGAGTAA
- the bepA gene encoding beta-barrel assembly-enhancing protease yields MFRQLKKNLVATLIAAMTIGQVAPAFADSTDTLPDMGTSAGSTLSIGQEMQMGDYYVRQLRGSAPLINDPLLTQYINSLGMRLVSHANSVKTPFHFFLINNDEINAFAFFGGNVVLHSALFRYSDNESQLASVMAHEISHVTQRHLARAMEDQQRSAPLTWVGALGSILLAMASPQAGMAALTGTLAGTRQGMISFTQQNEQEADRIGIQVLQRSGFDPQAMPTFLEKLLDQARYSSRPPEILLTHPLPESRLADARNRANQMRPMVVQSSEDFYLAKARTLGMYNSGRNQLTSDLLDEWAKGNVRQQRAAQYGRALQAMEANKYDEARKTLQPLLTAEPTNAWFLDLATDIDLGQNKANDAINRLKNARDLRTNPVLQLNLANAYLQGGQPQEAANILNRYTFNNKDDINGWDLLAQAEAALNNRDQELAARAEGYALAGRLDQAISLLSSASSQVKLGSLQQARYDARIDQLRQLQERFKPYTKM; encoded by the coding sequence ATGTTCAGGCAGTTGAAAAAAAACCTGGTTGCTACCCTCATTGCTGCCATGACCATCGGTCAGGTAGCCCCGGCGTTTGCCGACAGCACAGACACCTTGCCGGATATGGGAACCTCCGCGGGAAGCACGCTTTCCATTGGTCAGGAAATGCAGATGGGCGACTATTACGTTCGCCAGCTACGCGGTAGCGCACCATTAATTAATGACCCACTGTTAACACAATATATTAATTCGTTGGGGATGCGCCTGGTTTCACATGCCAACTCAGTGAAGACGCCGTTCCATTTCTTTCTGATCAATAACGACGAAATTAACGCCTTTGCTTTCTTTGGCGGCAACGTGGTGCTGCACTCTGCCCTGTTCCGTTATTCCGATAACGAAAGCCAGTTGGCTTCGGTTATGGCGCACGAAATCTCCCACGTCACCCAACGTCACCTGGCGCGAGCGATGGAAGATCAGCAGCGTAGCGCACCACTGACCTGGGTTGGCGCGCTAGGTTCTATTTTACTGGCGATGGCCAGCCCGCAGGCGGGGATGGCGGCGCTGACCGGTACGCTGGCGGGAACACGCCAGGGGATGATCAGTTTCACTCAGCAAAACGAACAGGAAGCAGACCGTATTGGTATCCAGGTGCTGCAACGCTCGGGGTTCGATCCGCAGGCGATGCCGACTTTCCTCGAAAAATTGCTCGATCAGGCGCGCTACTCTTCGCGTCCGCCAGAAATTTTGCTGACGCACCCGTTACCGGAAAGCCGTCTGGCAGATGCCCGTAACCGTGCTAATCAGATGCGCCCGATGGTGGTGCAATCGTCAGAAGATTTCTATCTGGCGAAAGCTCGCACACTGGGGATGTACAATTCCGGGCGTAACCAGCTCACCAGCGATTTACTGGATGAATGGGCGAAAGGTAACGTCCGCCAGCAGCGCGCGGCGCAGTATGGTCGTGCTTTGCAGGCGATGGAAGCCAATAAATACGACGAGGCGCGGAAAACGCTTCAGCCATTACTGACGGCAGAACCAACGAATGCATGGTTTCTCGATCTGGCAACCGATATCGACCTTGGGCAAAACAAAGCCAATGACGCGATCAATCGGCTGAAAAATGCTCGAGATTTACGCACCAATCCGGTGTTGCAGCTCAACCTGGCGAATGCTTATTTGCAAGGTGGTCAACCACAGGAAGCGGCCAATATTCTGAATCGCTACACCTTTAATAATAAAGATGACATTAATGGCTGGGATTTACTGGCACAGGCGGAGGCCGCGCTAAATAACCGCGATCAGGAACTGGCTGCGCGAGCAGAAGGTTATGCGCTCGCCGGGCGACTCGATCAGGCCATTTCCTTATTGAGTAGCGCCAGTTCGCAAGTGAAATTAGGCAGTCTGCAACAGGCCCGCTATGATGCGCGTATCGACCAGTTGCGCCAGTTGCAGGAACGCTTTAAGCCTTATACCAAGATGTAA
- the uraA gene encoding uracil permease gives MTRRAIGVSERPPLLQTIPLSLQHLFAMFGATVLVPVLFHINPATVLLFNGIGTLLYLFICKGKIPAYLGSSFAFISPVLLLLPLGYEVALGGFIMCGVLFCLVSFIVKKAGTGWLDVLFPPAAMGAIVAVIGLELAGVAAGMAGLLPAEGQTPDSKTVIISITTLAVTVLGSVLFRGFLAIIPILIGVLVGYALSFAMGIVDTTPIINAHWFALPTLYTPRFEWFAILTILPAALVVIAEHVGHLVVTANIVKKDLLRDPGLHRSMFANGLSTVISGFFGSTPNTTYGENIGVMAITRVYSTWVIGGAAIFAILLSCVGKLAAAIQMIPLPVMGGVSLLLYGVIGASGIRVLIESKVDYNKAQNLILTSVILIIGVSGAKVNIGAAELKGMALATIVGIGLSLIFKLISVLRPEEVVLDAEDADITDK, from the coding sequence ATGACGCGCCGTGCTATCGGGGTGAGTGAAAGACCGCCACTTTTACAGACAATCCCGCTTAGTTTGCAACATTTGTTCGCCATGTTTGGTGCAACCGTCCTGGTGCCCGTCTTATTTCATATTAACCCGGCGACCGTACTGTTATTTAACGGTATCGGAACGCTACTGTATCTCTTCATCTGTAAAGGTAAAATCCCGGCTTATCTCGGCTCCAGCTTTGCCTTTATTTCTCCAGTATTGTTACTGTTGCCGTTGGGTTATGAAGTCGCGTTGGGCGGCTTTATTATGTGCGGCGTGCTGTTCTGCCTGGTTTCTTTTATTGTGAAGAAAGCGGGAACCGGCTGGCTGGACGTCCTGTTTCCGCCCGCAGCAATGGGCGCGATCGTTGCCGTCATCGGTCTGGAGCTGGCAGGCGTAGCTGCCGGTATGGCTGGCTTACTCCCGGCTGAAGGGCAAACGCCAGATTCCAAAACCGTCATCATTTCTATTACCACCCTGGCAGTCACGGTTTTAGGTTCCGTGCTGTTCCGTGGTTTCCTGGCGATTATCCCGATTTTGATTGGCGTGCTGGTGGGTTATGCGCTCTCCTTTGCGATGGGGATCGTCGATACCACGCCGATTATTAACGCTCACTGGTTTGCACTGCCAACCCTTTATACACCGCGCTTCGAGTGGTTTGCTATTCTGACTATTCTGCCAGCGGCGCTGGTGGTGATTGCCGAACACGTGGGGCATCTGGTCGTAACGGCTAACATTGTGAAGAAAGATCTGCTGCGCGATCCGGGCCTGCATCGTTCGATGTTCGCTAACGGTCTGTCGACCGTGATCTCCGGTTTCTTTGGTTCCACACCAAACACCACCTACGGGGAAAACATCGGTGTTATGGCGATCACCCGCGTATACAGTACATGGGTAATCGGCGGCGCGGCGATTTTCGCCATCCTGCTTTCCTGCGTTGGTAAACTGGCTGCCGCTATCCAGATGATCCCTCTGCCGGTGATGGGCGGCGTTTCACTGCTGCTTTACGGCGTGATTGGTGCTTCTGGTATTCGTGTGCTGATTGAATCGAAAGTAGATTACAACAAAGCTCAGAACCTGATCCTGACTTCTGTTATTTTGATCATCGGCGTCAGTGGCGCGAAGGTAAACATCGGCGCGGCGGAGCTGAAAGGCATGGCGCTGGCGACTATCGTCGGTATCGGCTTAAGCCTGATCTTCAAACTGATTAGCGTGCTGCGCCCTGAAGAAGTGGTGCTGGACGCAGAAGACGCGGATATAACAGATAAATAA
- the purM gene encoding phosphoribosylformylglycinamidine cyclo-ligase — MTDKTSLSYKDAGVDIDAGNALVGRIKGVVKKTRRPEVMGGLGGFGALCALPQKYREPVLVSGTDGVGTKLRLAMDLKRHDTIGIDLVAMCVNDLVVQGAEPLFFLDYYATGKLDVDTASSVISGIAEGCLQSGCSLVGGETAEMPGMYHGEDYDVAGFCVGVVEKSEIIDGSKVSDGDVLIALGSSGPHSNGYSLVRKILEVSGCDPQTTELDGKPLADHLLAPTRIYVKSVLELIEKVDVHAIAHLTGGGFWENIPRVLPENTQAVIDESSWQWPEVFNWLQTAGNVSRHEMYRTFNCGVGMIIALPAPEVDKALALLNDNGENAWKIGIIKASDSEQRVVIE; from the coding sequence GTGACCGATAAAACCTCTCTTAGCTACAAAGATGCCGGTGTTGATATTGACGCGGGTAATGCTCTGGTTGGAAGAATCAAAGGCGTAGTGAAGAAAACGCGTCGCCCGGAAGTGATGGGCGGTCTGGGCGGCTTCGGTGCGTTGTGTGCGCTGCCGCAAAAATATCGCGAACCCGTGTTGGTTTCCGGCACTGACGGCGTAGGCACCAAGCTGCGTCTGGCGATGGACTTAAAACGTCACGACACTATCGGTATCGATCTGGTCGCCATGTGCGTTAACGACCTGGTGGTGCAAGGCGCTGAACCGCTGTTTTTCCTCGACTATTACGCAACCGGAAAACTGGATGTTGATACTGCCTCATCGGTGATCAGCGGCATCGCGGAAGGGTGTCTGCAATCGGGCTGCTCGCTAGTGGGTGGCGAAACGGCAGAGATGCCGGGGATGTATCACGGCGAAGATTATGACGTAGCTGGTTTCTGTGTTGGGGTGGTAGAAAAATCAGAAATCATCGACGGTTCGAAAGTCAGCGACGGCGATGTGCTGATTGCTCTCGGCTCCAGCGGCCCGCACTCGAACGGCTATTCGCTGGTACGCAAAATTCTTGAAGTCAGTGGTTGCGATCCGCAAACCACTGAACTCGACGGCAAACCATTAGCCGATCATCTGCTGGCCCCAACCCGTATTTATGTGAAATCGGTACTGGAGTTGATCGAAAAAGTGGATGTGCACGCCATTGCGCATCTGACCGGTGGCGGCTTCTGGGAAAATATTCCGCGCGTATTGCCGGAAAATACCCAGGCAGTGATTGATGAATCCTCCTGGCAATGGCCGGAAGTATTCAACTGGCTGCAAACGGCAGGCAATGTCAGCCGCCATGAAATGTATCGCACCTTCAACTGCGGCGTCGGGATGATTATCGCCCTGCCGGCTCCGGAAGTGGACAAAGCTCTCGCCCTGCTCAATGACAACGGTGAAAACGCGTGGAAAATCGGTATCATCAAAGCCTCTGATTCCGAACAACGCGTGGTTATCGAATAA
- the arsC gene encoding arsenate reductase (glutaredoxin) (This arsenate reductase requires both glutathione and glutaredoxin to convert arsenate to arsenite, after which the efflux transporter formed by ArsA and ArsB can extrude the arsenite from the cell, providing resistance.) yields the protein MTKQVKIYHNPRCSKSRETLNLLKENGVEPEVVLYLETPADAATLRDLLNMLGMNSARELMRQKEDLYKELNLADSSLSEEALIQAMVENPKLMERPIVVANGKARIGRPPEQVLEIVG from the coding sequence ATGACCAAACAGGTAAAAATCTACCATAACCCGCGCTGTTCAAAGAGCCGTGAAACGCTGAACTTGCTAAAAGAAAACGGCGTAGAGCCTGAAGTAGTGCTCTACCTTGAAACCCCCGCTGATGCGGCAACGCTGCGTGATTTGCTGAACATGCTGGGGATGAACAGCGCCCGTGAATTAATGCGCCAGAAAGAGGATCTTTATAAAGAGCTGAATCTGGCTGACAGTTCGCTTAGCGAAGAGGCGCTGATTCAGGCGATGGTGGAGAATCCGAAGCTGATGGAACGCCCGATTGTGGTCGCGAATGGCAAAGCGCGCATTGGTCGTCCGCCGGAGCAGGTGCTGGAAATCGTGGGTTAA